In a single window of the Streptacidiphilus sp. P02-A3a genome:
- a CDS encoding ABC transporter substrate-binding protein yields the protein MNAISLRRALPAAALVAALSLGASACTNAGNATTTGATATGGATNSAAAQQTVAASAPATAGCTYQTYAGGVPKLDITDGRTVVGFSQSESTSNPFRATETASITAQAKTLGVKLIQRNANADVNAQNSQIEDMIAQGAKVLIVAPENSAGLGPALAEAKAKRIPVLTIDRTANGTACSDFIAFIGSNFYGQAQIAADDLGAATGGKGQVAVLSGTPGNNVSTDRTNGFNAEIAAKFPGLKVVASQTANFDETDGQTVMEQLLQAHPDITAVYAENDEMALGAIQAIKSAGKTPGKDVKIVSIDGTQQCVQDVADGQLVADVETNPRFGPLAFQSLIGFYSGTGVQPNVIIKDNHFTPANAAQALSGGLVY from the coding sequence ATGAACGCCATTTCCCTGCGCAGGGCCCTGCCCGCGGCGGCTCTGGTCGCGGCTCTCTCCCTCGGCGCGAGTGCCTGTACCAATGCGGGCAACGCCACCACCACCGGAGCCACCGCCACCGGCGGCGCGACCAACAGCGCGGCCGCGCAGCAGACCGTCGCCGCCTCCGCCCCGGCCACCGCCGGGTGCACCTACCAGACCTACGCCGGGGGCGTGCCGAAGCTCGACATCACCGACGGCAGGACCGTCGTCGGGTTCTCCCAGTCGGAGTCCACCAGCAACCCCTTCCGCGCCACCGAGACCGCGAGCATCACCGCCCAGGCGAAGACGCTGGGCGTCAAGCTGATCCAGCGCAACGCCAACGCCGACGTCAACGCCCAGAACTCGCAGATCGAGGACATGATCGCGCAGGGCGCCAAGGTGCTGATCGTGGCGCCGGAGAACTCCGCGGGGCTCGGTCCGGCACTGGCGGAGGCCAAGGCCAAGCGGATCCCGGTGCTCACCATCGACCGCACCGCCAACGGCACCGCCTGCTCCGACTTCATCGCCTTCATCGGCTCGAACTTCTACGGCCAGGCCCAGATAGCCGCCGACGACCTGGGCGCCGCCACCGGCGGCAAGGGCCAGGTGGCGGTGCTGTCGGGGACCCCGGGCAACAACGTCTCCACCGACCGGACCAACGGCTTCAACGCCGAGATCGCCGCCAAGTTCCCGGGGCTGAAGGTGGTCGCCTCACAGACCGCCAACTTCGACGAGACCGACGGTCAGACGGTCATGGAGCAGCTGCTCCAGGCCCACCCGGACATCACCGCCGTCTACGCCGAGAACGACGAGATGGCACTGGGTGCGATCCAGGCCATCAAGTCGGCTGGGAAGACCCCCGGCAAGGACGTCAAGATCGTGTCCATCGACGGCACCCAGCAGTGCGTCCAGGACGTCGCTGACGGCCAGTTGGTGGCGGACGTGGAGACCAACCCGCGATTCGGGCCACTGGCCTTCCAGTCCCTGATCGGCTTCTACTCCGGCACCGGGGTCCAGCCGAACGTGATCATCAAGGACAACCACTTCACCCCCGCCAACGCGGCGCAGGCGCTGTCCGGCGGCCTCGTCTACTGA
- a CDS encoding sugar ABC transporter ATP-binding protein translates to MSPQPDVPQPGPVLDVTGVTRSFAGVHALRGVDFQLLPGEVHALVGENGAGKSTLIKTITGVLRPDAGTMRLAGEEFTFRTPLEAQAAGISTIYQEVNLIPLMSVARNLFLGREPRRLGLVDTRRMNREATAVLRRYGVDTDVGRPLHTLGLGAQQMVALARAVSVDARVVIMDEPTSSLEPREVETLFTVIGELRAQGIAVVYVSHRLDELYRICDRVTVLRDGRAVHRGELAGLDRLRLISLMLGRELAKVRSDGATDFGAAPHTRTGEVPVLSARNMTVRHHLYGVDLDVHAGEVLGLGGLLGSGRSETAKAVVGALPDEAGTVRVDGAELKRRSPAAAMRAGVVMLSEDRKSEGIIPSLSVRENIVLAALPRLSRGGVVSAARQDAVVSLFMDRLRIKASSPEQRVSDLSGGNQQKVLLARWLCMNPKVLLLDEPTRGIDVGAKAEVQSLIDELAREGLAVVLISSELEELVEGSDRIQVLKDGRVVGRLTGAEVTEEGVLAALAGGEPDGGTGGTTATVNAAAGKGRSGRPSEGSER, encoded by the coding sequence ATGTCACCCCAGCCCGACGTACCGCAGCCGGGACCGGTCCTGGACGTCACCGGAGTCACGAGGAGTTTCGCCGGAGTGCACGCCCTGCGCGGCGTGGACTTCCAACTGCTGCCGGGCGAGGTCCACGCCCTGGTCGGCGAGAACGGCGCCGGCAAGTCGACCCTGATCAAGACGATCACCGGGGTCCTGCGCCCGGACGCCGGGACGATGCGCCTGGCGGGCGAGGAGTTCACCTTCCGCACCCCGCTGGAGGCCCAGGCCGCGGGCATCTCGACGATCTACCAGGAGGTGAACCTGATCCCGCTGATGTCGGTGGCGCGCAACCTCTTCCTCGGCCGGGAGCCGCGCCGCCTCGGCCTGGTGGACACGCGCCGGATGAACCGCGAGGCGACGGCGGTGCTGCGCCGCTACGGCGTGGACACCGACGTCGGCCGCCCGCTGCACACCCTGGGGCTGGGCGCGCAGCAGATGGTCGCGCTGGCCCGGGCCGTCAGCGTGGACGCCCGCGTGGTGATCATGGACGAACCGACCTCCTCGCTGGAACCGCGCGAGGTGGAGACCCTGTTCACGGTCATCGGCGAACTGCGGGCCCAGGGCATCGCCGTGGTCTACGTCAGCCACCGACTGGACGAGCTCTACCGGATCTGCGACCGGGTCACCGTGCTGCGTGACGGCCGGGCGGTGCACCGTGGGGAGTTGGCCGGCCTCGACCGGCTGCGGCTGATCTCGCTGATGCTGGGCCGGGAGCTGGCCAAGGTGCGCAGCGACGGCGCGACCGACTTCGGCGCGGCCCCGCACACCCGCACCGGCGAGGTCCCGGTGCTCAGCGCCCGCAATATGACGGTCCGTCATCATCTTTACGGAGTCGACCTCGACGTGCACGCCGGTGAGGTGCTCGGCCTCGGCGGACTGCTCGGCTCCGGCCGCAGCGAGACGGCGAAGGCCGTGGTCGGAGCGCTGCCCGACGAGGCCGGAACGGTCCGGGTGGACGGCGCCGAGCTGAAGCGCCGCAGCCCGGCCGCCGCGATGCGCGCGGGGGTGGTGATGCTGTCCGAGGACCGCAAGAGCGAGGGCATCATCCCCAGCCTGTCGGTGCGCGAGAACATCGTGCTGGCCGCGCTGCCCCGGCTCTCCCGTGGCGGCGTGGTCTCGGCCGCCAGGCAGGACGCGGTGGTCAGCCTGTTCATGGACCGGCTGCGGATCAAGGCGTCCAGCCCGGAGCAGCGGGTCAGCGACCTGTCCGGCGGCAACCAGCAGAAGGTGCTGCTGGCCCGGTGGCTGTGCATGAACCCGAAGGTGCTGCTGCTGGACGAGCCCACCCGCGGCATCGACGTCGGCGCCAAGGCCGAAGTGCAGTCACTCATCGACGAGTTGGCCCGCGAAGGGCTGGCCGTGGTGCTGATCTCCTCGGAACTGGAGGAACTGGTCGAGGGATCGGACCGGATCCAGGTGCTGAAGGACGGCCGGGTCGTCGGCCGACTCACCGGCGCGGAGGTCACCGAGGAGGGCGTGCTGGCGGCCCTGGCCGGCGGCGAGCCGGACGGCGGTACCGGCGGCACCACGGCAACCGTGAACGCAGCAGCGGGGAAAGGCCGTTCGGGCCGCCCCAGCGAGGGGAGCGAGCGTTGA
- a CDS encoding ABC transporter permease encodes MSTTTAETAAKSGLPERDRLLRLLQEYGIYAALLLLILVATGMDGSFLSAGNARVQLFQVSPALLVALGMALVIGTEGIDLSVGAVIALSAAVVPLYLGWGLGLALPIALLLGAVSGLVAGAMVAFARVQPIVATLSLMIGVRGLAELINGDSAKPVTDAALLDLGGNAFLGVPLMAWLTALAAVAVGLVVRRTTFGRQLVAVGDNPRASRLAGLPVRRVQVTVYVISGVLAALAGVLIVGHGAEADPANQGLDMELTAITAVVVGGTPLSGGRIRVLGTVAGALFMQLLTAVLTQHNVPVSYTQITEAAIICFAVYASRERGTR; translated from the coding sequence TTGAGCACCACCACCGCCGAGACGGCCGCCAAGAGCGGCCTGCCGGAACGTGACCGACTGCTGCGCCTGCTGCAGGAGTACGGCATCTACGCGGCCCTGCTGCTGCTGATCCTGGTCGCGACCGGAATGGACGGCAGTTTCCTGTCCGCGGGCAACGCCCGGGTGCAGCTGTTCCAGGTGTCCCCGGCGCTGCTGGTGGCGCTGGGCATGGCCCTGGTCATCGGCACCGAGGGGATCGACCTGTCGGTCGGCGCGGTGATCGCGCTGTCCGCCGCCGTGGTACCGCTCTACCTCGGCTGGGGGCTGGGCCTCGCGCTGCCGATCGCGCTGCTGCTGGGCGCGGTCAGCGGCCTGGTGGCGGGCGCGATGGTGGCCTTCGCCCGGGTACAGCCCATCGTCGCCACCCTGTCGCTGATGATCGGGGTACGCGGCCTGGCCGAGCTGATCAACGGCGACTCCGCCAAACCGGTCACCGACGCCGCGCTGCTGGACCTGGGCGGCAACGCCTTCCTCGGGGTGCCGCTGATGGCCTGGCTCACCGCGCTGGCGGCCGTGGCCGTCGGCCTGGTGGTGCGCCGGACCACCTTCGGCCGCCAGCTGGTCGCGGTCGGCGACAACCCCCGGGCCAGCCGCCTGGCCGGGCTGCCGGTACGCCGGGTGCAGGTCACCGTCTACGTCATCTCCGGGGTGCTGGCCGCGCTGGCCGGGGTGCTGATCGTCGGGCACGGGGCCGAGGCCGACCCCGCCAACCAGGGGCTGGACATGGAGCTGACCGCCATCACGGCCGTGGTGGTCGGCGGCACGCCGCTCAGCGGCGGCCGGATCCGGGTCCTCGGCACCGTCGCCGGAGCCCTGTTCATGCAACTGCTCACCGCCGTGCTCACCCAGCACAACGTCCCCGTCTCCTACACCCAGATCACCGAGGCGGCCATCATCTGCTTCGCCGTCTACGCCTCCCGGGAGCGTGGTACCCGATGA
- a CDS encoding ABC transporter permease, with translation MSSTAARPRAAVPVTANRLEAVAGLIQRQGAPTVLVLVCVVASATSSTFPTWSNISSILANNCFVWLLALGMTFVITTGGIDLSVGSLYALGGVLAARGAQTGTWLALLLPIAVCAAWGTLQGLLVARAGMAPFIVTLAGLLGARGLLQALTDEGSTTYLVPAHSDFLRLASGIWTPVLIVAVLFALGALLLTRTRFGATVTAIGGNENAAGLMGLPVRRTKVQVYLLSGTLAGIAGAMGGSRLGSGVTTIGVGYELTAIAAVVIGGTLLTGGSGSVGGTVCGVLLLAVINNLIDQYASQYGSAFTDTVNGAFLAVVVLLQTLLSRARRLG, from the coding sequence ATGAGCTCCACCGCGGCGCGGCCCAGGGCCGCCGTCCCCGTCACCGCCAACCGCCTGGAGGCCGTCGCGGGCCTGATCCAGCGGCAGGGCGCGCCGACGGTGCTGGTCCTGGTCTGCGTGGTCGCGTCGGCGACCTCCAGCACCTTCCCCACCTGGTCCAACATCAGCAGCATCCTGGCCAACAACTGCTTCGTGTGGCTGCTCGCGCTGGGCATGACCTTCGTGATCACCACCGGCGGGATCGACCTGTCGGTGGGCTCGCTCTACGCCCTCGGCGGCGTGCTCGCCGCCAGGGGCGCGCAGACCGGGACCTGGCTCGCGCTGCTGCTGCCGATCGCGGTCTGCGCCGCCTGGGGAACCCTCCAGGGGCTGCTGGTGGCCAGAGCCGGGATGGCGCCCTTCATCGTCACCCTGGCCGGGCTGCTGGGCGCCCGCGGCCTGCTCCAGGCGCTCACCGACGAGGGCTCCACCACCTACCTCGTCCCCGCGCACTCGGACTTCCTCCGGCTGGCGTCCGGGATCTGGACGCCGGTGCTGATCGTGGCGGTCCTGTTCGCGCTCGGGGCGCTGCTGCTCACCCGCACCCGCTTCGGCGCGACCGTCACCGCGATCGGCGGCAACGAGAACGCCGCCGGGCTGATGGGGCTGCCGGTGCGCCGGACCAAGGTCCAGGTGTACCTGCTCTCCGGCACCCTGGCCGGGATCGCCGGGGCCATGGGCGGCTCCCGGCTCGGCTCGGGGGTCACCACCATCGGCGTCGGCTACGAGCTCACCGCCATCGCCGCGGTGGTGATCGGCGGCACCCTGCTGACCGGGGGATCGGGCTCGGTCGGCGGCACGGTCTGCGGCGTGCTGCTGCTGGCAGTGATCAACAACCTGATCGACCAGTACGCCTCGCAGTACGGATCGGCGTTCACTGACACCGTCAACGGGGCCTTCCTGGCCGTGGTGGTGCTGCTGCAGACGCTGCTCAGCCGAGCCCGGCGGCTGGGCTGA
- a CDS encoding LacI family DNA-binding transcriptional regulator: protein MDGRTDGATAPTLKDVAEAAGVSVKTVSNVVNGSVHVADETRARVQQAIDLLRYHPNVMARRLRTGRSGMLALAFPELPSPYFAELAVEVIAAARRHGCTVLMDDTAGDPAAELRIASGLGDPMIDGVILSPLGLDQAEFVARERPIPLVLLGEVDFGPVADRVHIDSVAAARAATAHLVEQGYRRIAAIGWQDPSPRATAQQRLLGYTQALREAGLPVEQALFPPVRSYFRPDGAAAMRRLLKLPERPDAVFCFNDLLALGAMRTAHEAGLRVPQDIALVGFDDVEEAEYAIPSLTTIAPDKRKIAEAAVGALLDRIADGSGGPGRTITPGYRLVVRESSRGRP from the coding sequence ATGGACGGGCGAACGGACGGTGCGACCGCACCCACACTGAAGGACGTGGCCGAGGCCGCGGGGGTCTCGGTGAAGACCGTGTCGAACGTGGTCAACGGGTCGGTCCACGTGGCCGACGAGACCCGGGCCAGGGTGCAGCAGGCCATCGACCTGCTCCGCTACCACCCCAATGTGATGGCCCGTCGGCTGCGCACCGGCCGCAGCGGGATGCTGGCGCTGGCCTTTCCCGAACTGCCCTCGCCGTACTTCGCCGAACTGGCCGTCGAGGTGATCGCGGCGGCCCGGCGGCACGGCTGCACGGTGTTGATGGACGACACCGCGGGCGACCCGGCCGCCGAGCTGCGGATCGCCTCGGGCCTGGGCGACCCGATGATCGACGGGGTGATCCTCAGCCCGCTCGGCCTGGACCAGGCCGAGTTCGTCGCCCGCGAGCGGCCGATCCCGCTGGTCCTGCTCGGGGAGGTGGACTTCGGGCCGGTCGCGGACCGGGTGCACATCGACAGCGTGGCCGCCGCCCGGGCGGCCACCGCCCACCTGGTCGAGCAGGGCTACCGCCGGATCGCGGCGATCGGCTGGCAGGACCCCAGCCCCCGGGCCACCGCCCAGCAGCGGCTGCTGGGCTACACCCAGGCGTTGCGGGAGGCCGGGCTGCCGGTCGAGCAGGCGCTCTTCCCCCCGGTCCGCTCCTACTTCCGCCCGGACGGCGCGGCGGCGATGCGCAGGCTGCTGAAGCTGCCGGAGCGTCCCGACGCGGTGTTCTGCTTCAACGACCTGCTGGCGCTGGGCGCGATGCGGACGGCGCACGAGGCGGGCCTGCGGGTGCCGCAGGACATCGCGTTGGTCGGCTTCGACGACGTGGAGGAGGCGGAGTACGCCATCCCCTCGCTGACCACCATCGCGCCGGACAAACGGAAGATCGCCGAGGCGGCGGTCGGGGCGCTGCTGGACCGGATCGCCGACGGCTCCGGCGGGCCCGGTCGGACGATCACTCCGGGGTACCGGCTGGTGGTCCGCGAGAGCAGCCGCGGCCGTCCGTGA
- a CDS encoding aldose epimerase family protein, whose translation MLFSDRSAHRPPPAPLRDVFGTLPDGAPVHRWTLDDGAGITAAVLTHGATLQALRVPDRDGRPLNVVLGHPTLPGYLRRGAFFGATVGRYANRIADGRFRLDGRLRTVPLSDRPRRNALHGGTHGFDTRMWQAEPVPVPAPGPGAARGASGVELTLVSPDGDQGFPGALRVSVRYLLTPGRLSIEYRATADAPTVVNLTNHSYFNLAGEGAATVLDHELTLAATHYLPVDRQLQPLGGPEPVHGTPFDFTEPHLLGARIRAADPQLRVAGGYDHCWCLDGGVTAGPRPVAKLRHPASGRQLTLSTTEPGLQLYTGNSLDGSLTGPAGRPYGPHAGIALETQHYPDSPNRPHFPSTELRPGQEYRSTTVLHFAAPGPAEG comes from the coding sequence GTGCTTTTCTCCGACCGATCCGCCCACCGGCCGCCGCCCGCGCCGCTGCGCGACGTCTTCGGGACCCTGCCGGACGGCGCGCCCGTCCACCGCTGGACGCTCGACGACGGAGCGGGCATCACCGCCGCCGTGCTGACCCACGGCGCGACACTGCAGGCCCTACGGGTCCCCGACCGGGACGGTCGGCCACTGAACGTGGTGCTGGGGCACCCCACGCTGCCCGGCTACCTGCGCCGCGGGGCGTTCTTCGGTGCCACCGTGGGCCGCTACGCCAACCGGATCGCCGACGGCCGGTTCCGGCTCGACGGGCGGCTCCGCACCGTCCCGCTGAGCGACCGCCCCCGCCGCAACGCCCTGCACGGCGGCACCCACGGCTTCGACACCCGGATGTGGCAGGCCGAACCCGTGCCCGTGCCCGCACCCGGTCCCGGCGCGGCGCGGGGCGCGAGCGGCGTGGAGCTGACCCTGGTCAGCCCCGACGGGGACCAGGGCTTCCCGGGAGCCCTGCGCGTCAGCGTCCGCTACCTGCTCACCCCGGGACGGCTCAGCATCGAGTACCGGGCCACCGCCGACGCCCCCACCGTGGTGAACCTGACCAACCACTCCTACTTCAACCTGGCCGGGGAGGGCGCGGCCACCGTCCTGGACCACGAACTCACCCTCGCGGCGACGCACTACCTGCCGGTGGACCGGCAGTTGCAGCCGCTGGGAGGACCCGAGCCGGTTCACGGCACACCCTTCGACTTCACCGAACCGCACCTGCTCGGCGCCCGCATCCGCGCCGCCGACCCGCAGTTGCGCGTGGCCGGCGGCTACGACCACTGCTGGTGCCTGGACGGCGGGGTCACCGCCGGGCCGCGCCCGGTCGCGAAGCTCCGCCACCCGGCCTCCGGACGCCAACTGACGCTGTCCACCACCGAACCGGGCCTCCAGCTCTACACCGGCAACTCCCTCGACGGCTCGCTGACCGGGCCCGCCGGTCGCCCCTACGGTCCGCACGCGGGCATCGCGCTGGAGACCCAGCACTACCCCGACTCACCCAACCGGCCGCACTTCCCCAGCACCGAGCTGCGCCCGGGCCAGGAGTACCGGTCCACCACCGTCCTCCACTTCGCCGCGCCCGGCCCGGCGGAGGGGTAG
- a CDS encoding NAD-dependent epimerase/dehydratase family protein, with product MRILILGGTSFVGRAVVDDALRRGAEVTLFSRGRTGTELFPGVPRLIGDRDTGDYAALHGRGWDAVVDVSGYVPRHVGQAMAALGDRVGRYLFISSHAVYLRMGVGPGSDEDTPRRPPVRDTEELDEDTYGPCKVACEDDVVARYGSRATIVRLGKVAGPHDVQSGLTYWVRRAARGGRVALPGSPEQPVQVVDSRDAARLVGQLLLDDRAGAFHAVGPAEPTTMAGLISTCARVAGSQVEVVPVPAEAVSPFFPLTRPESLWPTQQRSPARARAAGLPATPLAVTVADVLAWDRERGEPPLPHELSASQEAELLAQA from the coding sequence ATGCGGATCCTCATCCTCGGTGGTACCTCGTTCGTGGGCCGGGCGGTCGTGGACGACGCGCTGCGTCGCGGTGCCGAGGTGACCCTGTTCAGCCGGGGCCGGACCGGTACCGAGCTGTTCCCCGGGGTGCCCCGGCTGATCGGGGACCGGGACACCGGGGACTACGCGGCGCTCCACGGCCGCGGCTGGGACGCGGTCGTGGACGTCAGCGGGTACGTCCCGCGTCATGTCGGGCAGGCGATGGCGGCGCTCGGCGACCGGGTCGGCCGCTACCTGTTCATCTCCAGCCACGCGGTCTACCTGCGGATGGGCGTGGGGCCGGGGTCGGACGAGGACACACCCCGTCGGCCTCCGGTGCGCGACACCGAGGAACTCGACGAGGACACCTACGGGCCGTGCAAGGTGGCCTGCGAGGACGACGTGGTGGCCCGGTACGGCTCGCGGGCGACGATCGTGCGGCTGGGGAAGGTCGCCGGACCGCACGATGTGCAGAGTGGCCTCACCTACTGGGTTCGCCGGGCGGCGCGGGGCGGCCGGGTGGCCCTGCCCGGCAGTCCCGAACAGCCCGTTCAGGTGGTGGACTCGCGCGACGCGGCCCGCCTCGTCGGGCAACTGCTGCTGGACGACCGGGCCGGTGCGTTCCATGCGGTCGGTCCCGCCGAGCCGACCACCATGGCCGGGTTGATCAGCACCTGCGCGCGGGTGGCGGGCAGCCAGGTGGAGGTCGTTCCGGTACCGGCCGAGGCGGTTTCGCCGTTCTTTCCGCTGACCCGCCCCGAGTCGCTGTGGCCGACCCAGCAGCGCAGCCCGGCGCGCGCCCGCGCCGCGGGTCTGCCCGCAACCCCCTTGGCGGTGACCGTCGCTGACGTACTGGCCTGGGACCGCGAGCGCGGCGAACCGCCGCTCCCGCACGAGTTGTCCGCGTCGCAGGAGGCGGAGCTGCTCGCGCAGGCCTGA
- a CDS encoding helix-turn-helix domain-containing protein, whose translation MSATTLPPISTWIRPREELREELRVGIGDWSGSRSRSVDLHVHRIRRKLGPRAAALLTTERGVGFHMRAAPVRDGA comes from the coding sequence GTGTCGGCCACGACGCTGCCGCCGATCTCGACCTGGATCCGGCCGCGGGAGGAGCTGCGGGAGGAGCTGCGGGTCGGCATCGGCGACTGGTCGGGCAGCCGCAGCCGGTCGGTGGACCTGCATGTGCACCGCATCCGGCGCAAGCTCGGGCCCCGGGCGGCGGCCCTGCTGACCACCGAGCGCGGCGTCGGCTTCCACATGCGCGCGGCGCCGGTACGCGACGGCGCCTGA